The genomic segment GGGCTTTAGATGAAATGCAGCAACTTTTATCTTCACAGGAACATCGTAATACAGTAGCGCAAACTTTGGCCACCGATGGCATAAAATGGAATTTCATACCTCCACACTCGCCACACTGGGGCGGAAAATGGGAGTCAGCGGTACGTTCTGTGAAATTGCACCTTCGACGCGTCGTGGGAAAGACGATCCTGACTTTTGAGCAAATGCAAACTCTAATCGCCCAGATAAGCGCGGTTGTGAACTCAAGACCGTTGTGCTATACACCTGGCACTGACCTCTCATACTTGTCGCCAGCCCTCTTTCTTATTGGACGCCCATTTACAGCTGTTCCAGAGGGTGATCTATCTCATTTGCCAATCAATCGCATGGACTATTGGCAACATTTGCAATCCATGTATCAAGGATTTTGGAAACGCTGGCACCAGGAATACTTAACATCGCTACAGCAACGTCACAAGTGGAACAGCAAGGAACGCAACATTTCAGTGAACAACGTCGTGCTTGTAAAGGACTCAAATCTTCCACCAGCAGCTTGGCAGCTAGCCCGTGTGTTAGAAGCTCATCCTGGACCAGATGGATTTGAACGCGCCGTGAAACTTAAGACATCCACCGGAGAGATGACTAGACCTATCACCAAGCAAGCAGTATTGCCTAATTCTGAAACCGTGTTTCAGGGCGGCCCGGGATGTTGATGAACGCTTTGCAGCCGTTATTCtgaattcatatatttgtattcaacttaagttttggtattttttagtgTAATATACCATTTGTGCTGCGTCACACTCTTGAGATTTCTTAGTGATAAGACTACAGCCAAACATGTCGGACACGCAGAAACCGTctggttaaaaataaaaataatacagtcCACGGGAATTAAACGTGTTAATTCAACTCCACACATAAAACTGGAACCGGAAAGCCGGAAGTATACAGCTTTCACAGTACCAATTCGGGATGATGCCCTTCGGCCTTTGCAATGCGGCCCAAAGATTATGACGACTGAT from the Drosophila gunungcola strain Sukarami unplaced genomic scaffold, Dgunungcola_SK_2 000316F, whole genome shotgun sequence genome contains:
- the LOC128266085 gene encoding uncharacterized protein LOC128266085, whose amino-acid sequence is MQQLLSSQEHRNTVAQTLATDGIKWNFIPPHSPHWGGKWESAVRSVKLHLRRVVGKTILTFEQMQTLIAQISAVVNSRPLCYTPGTDLSYLSPALFLIGRPFTAVPEGDLSHLPINRMDYWQHLQSMYQGFWKRWHQEYLTSLQQRHKWNSKERNISVNNVVLVKDSNLPPAAWQLARVLEAHPGPDGFERAVKLKTSTGEMTRPITKQAVLPNSETVFQGGPGC